In a single window of the Streptomyces sp. HUAS ZL42 genome:
- the tsaD gene encoding tRNA (adenosine(37)-N6)-threonylcarbamoyltransferase complex transferase subunit TsaD, whose product MADSRDEPLVLGIETSCDETGVGVVRGTTLLADAVASSVDEHARFGGVVPEVASRAHLEAMVPTIDRALKEAGVSARDLDGIAVTAGPGLAGALLVGVSAAKAYAYALGKPLYGVNHLASHICVDQLEHGALPEPTMALLVSGGHSSLLLSTDITSDVRPLGATIDDAAGEAFDKIARVLNLGFPGGPVIDRYAREGDPDAIPFPRGLTGPRDPAYDFSFSGLKTAVARWIEARRAAGEEVPVRDVAASFQEAVVDVLTRKAVRACKDEGVDHLMIGGGVAANSRLRALAQSRCETAGIELRVPRPKLCTDNGAMVAALGAEMVARGRAASSWDLSADSSLPVTDPHVPGNSAHGPGHDHVHEVSKENLYS is encoded by the coding sequence ATGGCTGACTCGCGGGACGAACCACTCGTCCTCGGCATCGAGACCTCCTGCGACGAGACCGGCGTCGGCGTCGTCCGCGGTACCACCCTGCTGGCCGACGCCGTCGCGTCCAGCGTCGACGAGCACGCCCGCTTCGGCGGGGTCGTGCCGGAGGTCGCCTCCCGGGCGCATCTCGAGGCGATGGTGCCGACGATCGACCGCGCGCTGAAGGAGGCGGGGGTGAGCGCCCGCGACCTCGACGGGATCGCGGTGACCGCGGGACCCGGCCTCGCCGGCGCCCTGCTGGTCGGCGTCTCGGCGGCGAAGGCGTACGCGTACGCACTGGGCAAGCCGCTGTACGGCGTCAACCACCTCGCCTCCCACATCTGCGTGGACCAGCTGGAGCACGGGGCGCTGCCGGAGCCGACCATGGCCCTGCTGGTCTCCGGCGGGCACAGCTCCCTGCTGCTCTCCACGGACATCACGTCGGACGTCCGCCCGCTCGGCGCGACGATCGACGACGCGGCGGGCGAGGCCTTCGACAAGATCGCACGGGTCCTGAACCTGGGCTTCCCGGGCGGCCCGGTCATCGACCGCTACGCACGCGAGGGCGACCCGGACGCGATCCCGTTCCCGCGCGGCCTGACCGGCCCGCGCGACCCGGCGTACGACTTCTCGTTCTCCGGCCTGAAGACGGCGGTCGCCCGCTGGATCGAGGCCAGGCGCGCGGCGGGCGAGGAGGTCCCGGTGCGTGATGTCGCGGCCTCCTTCCAGGAGGCGGTCGTGGACGTGCTCACCCGCAAGGCCGTGCGGGCCTGCAAGGACGAGGGCGTCGACCACCTCATGATCGGCGGCGGTGTGGCCGCCAACTCCCGTCTGCGGGCGCTCGCGCAGAGCCGCTGCGAGACGGCGGGGATCGAACTCCGGGTGCCCCGCCCGAAGCTGTGCACGGACAACGGGGCGATGGTGGCGGCGCTGGGCGCGGAGATGGTGGCCCGCGGCCGGGCCGCGTCCTCCTGGGACCTGTCGGCGGACTCGTCGCTGCCGGTGACGGATCCTCATGTGCCGGGGAATTCCGCGCACGGCCCCGGCCACGATCATGTGCACGAGGTCAGCAAGGAGAACCTGTACTCGTGA
- the rimI gene encoding ribosomal protein S18-alanine N-acetyltransferase: MTPRLREMRWWDIDPVLELEKDLFPEDAWSRGMFWSELAHARGPEATRRYVVAEDAGRIVGYAGLAASGDLADIQTIAVDRAHWGTGLGGRLLTELLRAATAFECAEVMLECRIDNIPAQKLYERFGFEAIGFRRGYYQPGNVDALVMRLTDPSTSVQGTEIHG; this comes from the coding sequence ATGACCCCGCGACTGCGCGAGATGCGCTGGTGGGACATCGACCCCGTGCTCGAGCTGGAGAAGGACCTCTTCCCCGAGGACGCCTGGTCGCGGGGCATGTTCTGGTCCGAGCTCGCGCATGCCCGCGGGCCGGAGGCCACACGCCGTTATGTCGTGGCGGAGGACGCCGGCCGGATCGTGGGGTACGCGGGCCTGGCCGCTTCCGGCGACCTTGCCGACATCCAGACGATTGCCGTGGACCGCGCCCACTGGGGCACGGGGCTCGGCGGACGCCTGCTCACCGAACTCCTCCGCGCGGCCACCGCCTTCGAGTGCGCCGAGGTCATGCTCGAGTGCCGGATCGACAACATCCCGGCGCAGAAGCTCTACGAGCGCTTCGGCTTCGAAGCCATCGGTTTCAGACGCGGCTACTACCAGCCGGGGAACGTGGACGCCCTGGTGATGCGACTGACCGACCCGTCAACCTCCGTACAAGGAACCGAGATCCATGGCTGA
- the tsaB gene encoding tRNA (adenosine(37)-N6)-threonylcarbamoyltransferase complex dimerization subunit type 1 TsaB, which yields MLLLALDTATPAVTVALHDGTHVIASSSQVDARRHGELLLPAVDRVLAQAGLKLDAVTGIVVGIGPGPYTGLRVGLMTADTFGLALGVPVHGVCTLDGLAYASDIGTGPFVVATDARRKEVYWARYADSRTRISGPAVDRPADIADQVAGLPAVGAGALLYPDTFQNVHEPEHVSAAALASLAAEKLAAGEELPAPRPLYLRRPDAQVPKNYKVVTPK from the coding sequence GTGCTCTTGCTCGCTCTGGATACCGCCACCCCCGCCGTCACCGTCGCGCTGCACGACGGCACGCACGTCATCGCCTCGTCCAGCCAGGTGGACGCGCGCCGGCACGGCGAGCTGCTGCTGCCGGCCGTGGACCGCGTGCTCGCCCAGGCCGGACTCAAGCTCGACGCCGTCACCGGCATCGTCGTCGGCATCGGACCCGGCCCCTACACCGGGCTGCGGGTCGGGCTGATGACCGCCGACACCTTCGGGCTCGCGCTGGGCGTTCCCGTGCACGGCGTGTGCACGCTCGACGGCCTGGCCTACGCCTCCGACATCGGGACGGGCCCCTTCGTCGTGGCGACCGACGCCCGGCGCAAGGAGGTCTACTGGGCGCGGTACGCCGACTCCCGCACGCGGATCTCCGGCCCCGCCGTCGACCGGCCCGCGGACATCGCCGACCAGGTGGCGGGGCTCCCGGCCGTCGGCGCGGGCGCGCTGCTCTACCCCGACACCTTCCAGAACGTCCACGAGCCGGAGCACGTGTCCGCCGCCGCGCTCGCCTCGCTGGCCGCCGAGAAACTGGCGGCCGGCGAGGAGCTTCCGGCGCCCCGGCCGTTGTACCTGCGCCGGCCCGACGCCCAGGTCCCCAAGAACTACAAGGTGGTCACCCCCAAGTGA